From the Microplitis mediator isolate UGA2020A chromosome 6, iyMicMedi2.1, whole genome shotgun sequence genome, one window contains:
- the LOC130669656 gene encoding cuticle protein 8-like: MPSGLTGILILSAICVISVRANGHAHSFQHFHGPVIGDDQEINWVDKHGHHHHDYVAHPHYEFAYGVKDQHSKDFHGQKEHRDGKEVTGEYTVQEPGGNFRTVKYHADDTGFHADVHNSNGNDHGDERRR, translated from the exons atgccGTCCGGATTGACtggaatattaattttatcagcgATTTGTGTCATCAGCGTCAGAGCAAATGGACACGCGCACTCGTTCCAACACTTCCATGGCCCAGTGATCGGTGACGATCAAGAAATAAACTGGGTTGACAAACACGGACATCATCATCATGACTATGTAGCGCATCCGCACTACGAATTCGCTTACGGAGTTAAGGATCAACATTCCAAGGACTTTCACGGGCAAAAAGAGCATAGAGATG GTAAAGAAGTGACTGGAGAGTACACCGTTCAGGAACCAGGTGGTAATTTCCGGACTGTCAAGTACCATGCAGACGATACCGGTTTTCATGCCGACGTTCATAATAGCAATGGAAATGATCACGGTGATGAACGTAGAAGATAA